Below is a genomic region from Drosophila kikkawai strain 14028-0561.14 chromosome X, DkikHiC1v2, whole genome shotgun sequence.
TCGAAAAAATAGCCATGTGTATATGGAGATGGCCCAGACCTTGAGGGAGGCTGGGTATGATGTATCTTCGAAGGATATTAAGACGAAGCTGGAGAACATGACAAGGAAATACAAGTAAATATGAGTACCAGAATATATTGGATTAATTAATTCCgcgaaattattattatttgcaggcaggaaaaaaacaaaatggggCCAAGCGGTGGGGCTCCATCTGGGTGGCAGAATTTTGAGGCGCTGCAAGCGTTCCTCGGCTCGTTCCGTGTCCACAATATGGAGCAGGATACGGTGGACAACGAGAGTATGTTCCCTCCCAGATAGTTTTTATGTACACTAAATAATTAACATGTTTTTATTGCAGATACGACGGAGTATTTTTCAGAGGACGTTCTGGAGGACCCGGAGGAATCAAATCTGAGCGGAGTCGACGTTCCGGCAGTTTGCCTCCAGCAAAAAGTGAGCTGCTCGAAATTGCTCGAGAGAGGCTGGAGGAGCAGAAAGCGCAGACTGAAATTGTGCAAAGAATGGCGGACAGCCAAGAGAAGTTCCAGATGGAACTTCTCCAATTTCTGAGGGAGTCCAAAAACTGATaggctttaaataaaaaaattaattaaaaaacttaataaaaccactatttatttaaaaattgttgtttcTATTAAGACAATATTGAGCAATTGCTGCTCTAACTTTTTCAGCAGGCTGGCTAAAATCTGCACACATGTTGGTTCGATTGGCTTGTTCCCGAAGGTCACTGGCAGCCAGTTGCCAATTATCATTAATAACGCTGTTGTGctcatttaaaatgttatgcaAAATACAACCGGTTAGAACAATTgcattattgtttttgtagaGGCTGCCAAGTCCCTTTCCAACAAATCGAAACCTGGCCTTTAAATGCCCAAAAGCATTTTCTACAACTCGCCTAGCTTTGGACAAATTGTAGTTAAATGTGCGCTCTTCTATGCTCGCGGTCGTCGAAAATGGGTATGGTTTCATCAGCGTTTGGGAAAATCGGAAAGCCGAGTCTCCAATAAGCAGCAACGGAACTTGTACGCCACAGATTTCCTTTGATTTTTCCCGAATTAATGTAGACGACCCCAATTTCCTTGCAAGGCTAGACTTTTGAAAAATAGTCGAGTCGTTGCAACGCCCTGCAGAGCCGATGTTTACGTAGGTGAATCTGTAACTATAgttaatatacaatttaatacaattagCAGATTATAAAACATCTAAAGAGCAGGTAACTTGCCTGTAATCCACAAGAGCGAATAGTACGATTGAGTACCAACCTTTATAGTTGTGATGATCGACTGCATCTGCTGCCGATGGTTTTATTTCAATATGACAACCATCTagaatatagatatatatattttatatatatacgtgAACTGATTAATGAATTGATTTATTACCAATTGCTCCTAGACATTGGGGAAATCCAATTTGTTCAAACCCCCTGACACACTCCTCAACTTTTTCGAGAGTTAAATAGTCAGGGGACATGAATTCATCGGCAAACTCGGCAATGAAAGCCCGGAAAAATTCATGGAGTATTTTGCACACAGTGTTTTGAGCCACACCGAATAGCCTTCCAATGGAACGATACTCCGAGGATGATCCCAAGGTGTAGTTCGCCAGTTAGGATCATTCTTTCGGAGaacttctaggcgatccaccAAAAAGGAACGCTTCTCCATCCGAAAGCTCTCTTTAAAGAACTCATCGTTGTTTTCCGGTACATCCCACTCTTCGTGGCATTTGCTCTTTGGTAAAGTAAAGTTCAAGAAGAGCTTCcaagtcgtcgtcgtcatttACATTTAGCGACATAAAAACCTGTCGCAATCTAAGATTTTGCTgctgtacaacagccaaaatagttggtaactGCTCCATTTTAATTTTGCGAAAACCAATTCGACAgcttttgtttacgttttcatgagccacggctgatcgatcagctgttcggatgccagATGTACTTTgacgctctgtgggaacacgagtttcgtatcggcaaaaaatcacaaccgttcctcacagatgcgctgtgtgggaagaccgtatTAGGCGACTCTACCAATATGATTCCCCTCCAAACTTGGGACTGGCAGCTGACGCTGTTTTGGGAAAGCAAAATTAGCACTCCGGCGATCGGTCGAACACGAAAGCTTACCAATATATGATGGagcactaaatttacttaTTATTGGTCGGATTCGCTTTAACAATTAACTGTCGGATCGACACGATTGAAAGATCATCTAAATAAGAACTCTTCATcgtgagtttttgtaagaaactgattttgttttgttcaaaccctagcttaaatagctaacatgagaatgtacatttttGATCTTAGttttagacccacgcatcggacagttcccgatcgtgggaaatattctaagtgcgataagggtgcacacagTCACCCCGATAgcacatattttatacaaaccCAGATCGCTCataggaggtcatatttcgggttgcttgtatttCCATAGGTCCAAGTGGCGGCTGTTCTTATAGATAGACAAGTGTAGTGCTGCagggacttaatcgctaacacATGCTTCTTATCTACgtgttcatgtgtgaacactttattaaatttgctTTCGCATATCTCAGACTCGATATCATTCCCGTCTTCCTCTTCAACCTCCCAATATCGATCTAAATCTTTTATCTCGATTGTCGTTGCTACAATTGTTTTGctattttgttttggtttggaTTTTTTACATCCAGAAACAATCAACCCGAAACGAGTTTTTTGCCCAAGGAGCCCGTCTTTTTTTATAACTCCATTCTGTATAACGTGAGTATATAAGTCTGCTCCAATGATTATGTCAATACGACCTGGTTTATCAAATTCGGGGTCAGCTAACTTACATTTCTTCCATAATTCTTTGTCAACTTTAACTACATTGACTGGAAGAGCTTCGTTGAGGTTGGCCATTTTAAGATCTACTtaataacaaaacaagaaaggaagctaacttcgggccgccgaagtttgtatacccttgcagattggtttcgatgtttatattatagatttaaatgctgaaaacactcacaaagcAGAGTTccattacattttccctatacttattatgtttacagtttgacagttacagttttacattccctgccttacattttctctacatctaccgatcgtttatatggcagctatatgatatagttgtccgattatcataaaatttttaccaaaattctgaaataataaaagaagcttatatctaagtataataataaatataatatatatataataataaactagTCCTTTCAGTCGAAGAATACAACCATTTcctatgatgatgatgtgcCAGGGGTTTCGAGCAAACCGGTTGTATTCTTGACTGACCCCGGGGCTCCAGAAGGTTAATGTTGTTAGATCCCACATAATTTTGGGCTATATTTACGATGGTCAAATTGGTGCGGGTCTTCACAGCAACGATAACCGGAAATCTCTTCTACCGAAACAGAAAGCTGCGCCACATTAACCGCTTCGTTATCCTTCCTCTTAAACGTGGTGAACAACACAGCGCGCTGGCCCGGCCTTAGGCCATCGATCAGCCTGGGGATGGAGCGTTTGTTTTCGAATACATAGTACAGCACCAGCTCCAGGTTGATGAAGTCCGCCTAGTTGACGTACTCAGTCCCCTTGGTGCAGAGATAACGCTCCGGCCGGCTTTCGCGATCCACTGTGCTTCTTGGCAAATGCCATCGTAATTAACTTGTCGTCCTCGGGGCCGTTGTACTTGAAGGAGATACGATGGATATTTATGTCCCTGAAATACTCCATCGCCTCCTTGGACGTGAAGGTACCCAGACACCTATAATACTTTATATTGTAGATGTCATTATTggccgtattttttttttccacttcTTGAACTCGAGCAGCAAGTAAAACGACCTCTCTCTGTTTTCCGAGGAGGCCTTAACAATTGGCATTATAAACTGGTCAAGGAACGGCAGGCGCAGCAGCTCCGACCAGTTGGTGtgaataaaatttatgaagagGGCCTTGAGGTGGAAACCATCCTCATGTTGATCACTCATGATCATCACCTTGCCATAGCGTAAGGTCTTTAGATCTTCCTCGGTCAGGTACTTTTTCTTGTACTGCAGTCCGAGGATCTTGACAAAATTGCTTATATCAGCGCTTTTTGACAGCGTACTGAAGTTGGCCTCTCGCACGTTCAGCAGCTTGCAACGAAGCGGAAACAGGCCGTAATAGTTTCCACCAATAACAGCCAGACCGGAGTGAAGGAGTTCTCGCCACCCGCCTCGTTGGCATCATGCAGCTTGGGAATGCCTTTGACATTGCCCCTCTCGACAATGTCATTCTGAATGCCATTGATCATGCCCGTCTCGGCAATGTCATTCTGCACAGACTCAACGATGCCCAATTTGGAAAATTTGGCAATAAACTTCTTGGACAACTGGCACTGGGAGTCAAAGCCATCGGCCTTGATCATGCGCTCCTTGGTCTGCGAGTCGAATTTTGGGTTCTCAATCAAGCAGTTGACAAAGACCCACAGATGGTCGCGCACATGGGAGGGTTGAATGTTGATGCCACCTGTAAGTGCAAAAGAAAATCATAGTCATTCCAAGTCCATTTCTCTGGAGGAatcacaaataaacaaataaacaatgaATCCCAACCTGTGCATCCAATTTGCCTCTTGGGGTAACCCAAGGGGATTTGGATGCATTAATTCGAGATATAGAGGAGGATCCTCTGATGCTCGCATTTCACTCGTGCACAAAAATCCAATTTTCTCAACTCCCAACTAATGTTGGGTTTGATATCATTTCAGCAAAACAAGTCCAGGGTAAATTTGGACCAAATGTGAAATTGGAGTTGCCAAATAATTATGTTTACCTCCCAGAGAGGTATAATAAAATAGATGAAAGCATATTAGAGTATTTCAGTgttaggaaatatatattaactaGATTAGAAGACGGAAATGCGGATATCCAaccaaaattataataaacaaaaaatagtaataaataaatacataaaaaggaacattaaattattaaattttttatttgggagTGGgagaaaaatttgttttcagcattttattttaaggtaaaaaaaaaatataaataaataaattttttttcacaataaataaacactcATTAGCAGGTATAATTATCTGATCAGGTTACCTGGTCGATCTAActgatcagctaccaggtctgCTTAACTGATCaggtatcaggtctgattatctgaTCAACTACCGAGTCTAATAAGGTTTTCTAATGTTACTATACATTTTATCGAAACGTGCTTTATTTAtctgtttatttttcaagtgaaGTGGATATCacttcaaaaatgtttaattcgAATTATTTATgatgataaataaaaatattttaagtcaatTGACAAAAAGTCGAAATGCTCTTAAGAACCATTTTCAGAATTAAAACAACATCAATCTCAAAATACTATGGGTATGGAAGAAACATTTAAACCTATAACTGAGCCATTACATGaacttgttaataataataaacagttacaacatataatatatttccaaTGATTTTTCAAATGATATTActgaaataaaaagtaaacaaaacaattcaTCATTAGACATTGATACCCCACATATGAATAGGATGAGAAAACTCATATTTTACACTAcgaataaacaaaaatcaacacCTAAACATAATGTTGATTACAAcacaaataatttgaaatgaaTCGGTATCcatataattaagttttaatttattttcaaattttggtttcatatacgTGTGGTTTATCACAAACTTTCGTAATTTCTTTAGTTGAATACATAGCATTCAGTTTGTCAGTAAACCTTGTTGCGCTATGGAAATTGGGTCGACTTATTAACTCCCTAGCGCATAGCCGTGGAAATTCGCCTTGTGGACCACTGGGTGGAGCTTCCCATTCAGTGACTAAACGTacatcttcttttttttcagttgacTCAAGGCATATTctataaattgaattatttaggaGCTTGTAAAAGTCTTTTTTAAAGGTAGTGTCTGCCCTGGTTCTATGCTCAGTATTTAtatcaatataaatttttatccAGGGCTTCTGTTTAAATTCAAGGATAGAGtgaatttttttaagcttcaaTCCATTCTTCATACACTGCTTTAGGGTTTTGATATGAATAATATAACTCTCCTTGTCTTGGAGATCTGCTATTAacttttttgcttttgaatTTACTGTGGGGAGCTTGTTGGCTGGACAGAAAGGGAGATCATTATGTAAATCGTGAAGCGAGTATGGATATTCTAAGTCAACCTCTAATATATATCCATACTCGCCGTCATCACTAATATTTTCTACATTAAATTTTTCTACTTCTTCTACTTCTAACAACTTAAACTTTGCATAAGGTAGGGGCTCAGACATGGCCCAACCATACAAATTATTTGCATCCACATACATTAGGTATTCAGACTCCTTAGTAGAATCAAAATCTTTAAGGTATTTATGGTTTGCCTTGGTATACCTATGACTACATTGTACTAAGCCCCCTCGAATCCCACACTGTATAAATCGAATCATGTCGATATTCGTGAGTAATTCGAGGGTAATTTGTGTAGTTTTCAGCATAGCATCCCAAGACAAACTCGGGATTGTAAAATAATGAGCAGGATCAAGCTCATgaacttgtaaacaaattcctctaaaattttgaaaaatgtcggtcaacaacaaaacatcagtttttaaatataattctaaGTAGTCTTTAAGTGATTGACACTTGAAATGACTCCATACTTTACATGCGTGTGCGTAATCATCCTCAGAACATTCTGTCTCTGTCAAATTGCTATAAAACTTTTCCCTTGGCGGAAGAGAAATATCTTCAAGTTTTTGAGACGAATCTAAATATTCGTATGGGAAAACACCTTTCCTACGAAGAAGGGTGAAATCTTCTCTATTTGGATATTGTTggcttaaaacatttaaatcttcatcatttaaattattcgcaAGAGTTTCTAGACTAGAGGACATGAATCTGAATGAGTCTAAGAATCTAATTTCCAATGTATTTTTTCCTACTGGGACATATTTTGAAATGGCTATATATAATTCCTTGTTCGTAGGAATTACACGAATTTCTCCTTCTGTTTCACCGAGAtctttcacaaataaatggGCGTCATATTTGGAAAAGTTGTGGAAGAAAACGGGAATAAAATTACCTGTTTTAAATTTGAGATTGCAATCATTATGAGCTGCACCTCGAAATCTGCctgtaaaataattttcccTTACAAATATGACAATTAAGAGCTGCATTAAAGTGTAGATTGTCCTTTTGAGACATTTGAAGTGGAATTATTTTTGACATATGATTTTGATATATCTCAGACAAATCGGACgttaaattttcaatgaaagtgcgactaacatttccacctgtttttaaaactaacttatctaaattagaattatataCACACTTTATGtagtatgcaaatgatatTGGAACAtgcctattaattaactttgttTTCTCACTTACTGCTACTGACATCGGTTCCAGTATACATATTATTCGTTGAATAACCAAACACTTGTTGCAGAAGAGTCGCGCCTTCTGATGCTTACCCATTTGGGCTGAGAGTAGTCTGGAAAAGTAATTTTTTGACTTTAATTagcatattaattatattacaatatttataattttatttatttatttatttatttatttatttatttatttatgttcaggtcaggagcttatgttccccccccccccccccccctcagctcgcgctctcgctctcagtttgcgctcccgctcttctagcggatgcttcggctctggccgatcgtcgcatcgctgagcggccgctcccgctctcctagttttgatctcccactcccgcttgtattttaattccttttatgAAGCccaataaagcggaccaagtccactcctttaatattgaaaataaccacgcccccccggcctactactctTTTCCTTGGTGGTGATTTTTCTTTGGTGTTTtacgactgcggcgcgggagtgttttAATAGTGTGTGCTTTCGGAAGTGAGAagtttccccccagccgaacaatttattttttttattatttatttattttctaactTTATTGTTACTTACCGTGACATATTTTTGAACGTTGGCTGTTGCTCATTTTACAAACATCAACTTTATatgcttatttttttccaatccATCTGAATAAAGTGTTATGTCGGTAGCACAAGCACATTGATGCTTATGTGAGGATTTTGTGCAGTGAACTCCTTCACATCGTCCAGCACCACTGGGAAATTTAATCCAGTAAAATCTAGTTTTACACCTCCTTCAGCGTATATTACATGTGATGAAATGCTCACCCTATATATTGTTGAAAAGCTCGAAAGAATCGCCcacttaaaacaaaatattcatCATTGTTATTCACATTTATTACGGCGTTTTTGCGTTGTAGTATTTCAGGGAGCTTGAAATGAGCTGATCCTTTCATTGGATAACATTTCATCATATTCATTTCCATTCTGATGATGCGAATTAGGGTCCAACCACTGTCTCCCATTCTCCCATTTGTATTTCCAGTTCCtatttatgaaaattcatGTAGGCTGGTAAATTTGATGCTTAAGTAATAAATGTCATTTTAGTTTGGAATGACTTTATCTCAACACGAGTATCATGCTCCTTTACTAACATATACTCTCCAAAGAACTCAACATTAATTTTGGAGCAAAGGTTGGTGGTCAATAAATGGGGAAGAAATGCTACACCCGCTTCATCGAAGAATTCAATGGGATTCCTGACTGCAGGCCCCTCATTGACAAACATGTATTGCAGAATTCGTCCCTTGAATCCATCCAAAATCTGCTTCACACTTCCAGTTATATGTTGTGTGGCGAAGACTTTATGGGCTTCAGTGCGGATATGATTTTTCCATTGCACTCCCAtcggaaaatatattttgcaatatttgcaGTAAATTCCACTGGTTACCCCAAGAGGGGGAATGGAAGCAGCATTACTTGTGGAGGTGGAGCTGGTGctgatgatgttgctgttgttgttgtttgtcgaATTCATCTTGatgttaattttgattttgtttgttgaaataaaataaatttatttattttttttaatgttttttattttgttttgtttatttgtttttgcacttttgtcttttctttaaGACGAAGGGAAGACCGGCGTGTTGAAATCACTTGGAATGTAAACTAAAagtttttgcttttgattttaaatgtttttattttttttattttggttaaaatgtttaaatttgatttttcttcaattttcaCTAGCActtttgattttcttcaaATTGAAGGGAAGACCGGCGTGATGAAGTCGCTTGGAACGCAAACTAAAAGTGAAACTCTAGAATTCTGCGTTAAGGCTCTATCGGGTTTTTGCTTTCGTCACGATTGAATAGAAAAAAGACCCTTTTTCTTGTGTGGCGCCCCATACCATTGCAGAGTTAGAATGGATGGAGGAGTTACTTTCCTTTTTCGAAGTTCAGACATTTTTATCAGAGAAATGGATTCAAGAACATTTTCCCATACCGCCCCACCCTTATGCGAAAGTCGACTCTTCTAAGTTGAACACCTGAGCCTTCATGCATATCACAGCACGTTGCAAATAATAAGGGAGAATGAAACGGAAGAATGCAGTTTATGGCCTTTACACCCTCCATCCCTTTTTCGTTTGCTTCGTCAGAGACTGTCCTTTGGTCCGTGGGCACAACGAACTCATTTGGCAGCCCTCGGACCCGTGCTGCCCATTCCTCACCTATCGACTATCGACACGACTATCGCGACTATCGATACGACGGACACAACACCCTTTTGATTGGCTCTGcgataaaataaacaaaatgttgcaTTTTCAATCGGAATGGGCTGGAGGATTATCGATAGAGGCAGGATCTTTAGGACCAGGGGGGGCAGGGATTTGAAAGAGCGAACCGGGAATAAGTAACGGGCTTTGGTTAAGGGAAttaagagaaagggtttttaccctTGGCCTCGGCCGTTGCACCGAAGAAAGAACGGTTCCTAGGTCTGAACTCGGGTGACAGGCCGAAGCCTATATAGGGAGGGATAGGCAACATGGAAGCCGGCAGTAGCAACGAAAAGTCAATGCGAAAAGCAGCTAATCTCCTGGGCGGCTAGGAATTACCTGAAGAACGTGGGTGAAAGTGAAAAGATTTAAGGCGTGGTATTAAATAAACGTTTAATTTCAGCGTGGCAGTGAATCAATAGCTGGCCACGCcgattttttattgaaaaattgtGGAGTTATATGTAGAAGCTTACCCGCCGCCGACGTTCTGGGAGGATATATTCGGAAGAAGAGAGAGGAAAAAGGTTTCCAACGAGCCTATTAGCAGCCGGGAACCGAGCCATCATCAAGCCAACCGGTGAGTCCGTTCCGTGAAACGCCGTCTGGAACCGGCAGGTTTTCGTACCCATATTTGGGGACATCGATTGGCTCTGCCCCTTCTCCGAAACGACGTGGCCGTGGCTGCGTCCTACTGCCCCTACTTTCCTCGGGCTAGCCGTCGCCATCAGTCGTCACGATTTCTGGCCACTCATGCCACCGAAGCCAGTTGCGGGTCGCCAATAGTGCCTTCTAGTTGCTAagatataattcataatttagtGTGCTGTTGTTTTCGTTAGGTTAATTTATTTGTCTTACTGTAATTGGTTCCGTGTGCTTGCTTCTCCGCGTCTCTTAACTTGGGTCAGGGATTTGTGCAACACGAGTTCTGCAAAATTAAGGAACGGCTTAGAAGAAGTGGATATTCACTGAAGACATATTTACCCATCCCCTTTATTTCTCTTGGAGCTCCAGCAGGGATAATAGGTAGAAAAGAAAAGGGAATCTAGAGTACTTCTCCAGCCAGTTTGTGGCTTTTTCCTTAAGCGGACCGCCGCTTCTTCTCCGCTGCCGCAGTCTTGGCGCGAGCGCATCCCGGGCTAGGGTGACGTTTCGCCGGGAATGAGTCCATTAGGAACTCAAGTGTACTCTGCCAATGTTAGCCTTAAGTTCCTGAAATTTATAACGTATTAAAAGCAAACATGATGAACAGTGAGTAAAAAGTATTTACCTGGGGAGATGGACCGGCCGTCAGGCCGCCTGGATTAGACTCCGGTCCGCCGGAGATGGGTGG
It encodes:
- the LOC138929137 gene encoding DNA topoisomerase 2-like, translating into MIKADGFDSQCQLSKKFIAKFSKLGIVESVQNDIAETGMINGIQNDIVERGNVKGIPKLHDANEAGGENSFTPVWLLLVETITACFRFVASC